From the genome of Gloeocapsa sp. DLM2.Bin57:
GGTTTCTATTACCTTCTGATCAATGGCATCAACTCGTCCAAGAATTGCGGTAGACGCTATGGGTGGCGATCACGCACCCAACGAAATTGTAGCGGGAGCTATCCGAGCTTCTGAAGAACTAGATGTGGAGATTATTTTGGTAGGGGAGTACGAACAAGTTCAAGCTGCTTTGAATTTACACCCTAGTTCCAAAAGTTTACGAATTGTTAACGCTGAAGGAGTCGTCGAAATGGGAGAAGAACCCATTAAAAGTCTGCGACGTAAACCCCAAGCTTCCATCAATGTAGCCATGAATTTAGTCAAAAATGGTGAAGCTGATGCTGTTGTCTCAGCAGGACATTCTGGCGCTGCTATGGCTGCAGCTAAACTACGTTTAGACACCTTGACTGGGATTAAAAGACCAGCCATTGGCGCTATGTTTCCTACTATGTTAGCTGGTAAATCAGTAATTATTCTCGATGTGGGTGCTAACGTGGATAGCGATCCCGAATATTTAGAACAATTTGCCCTTATGGGTTCGATCTATAGTAAATATGTACTAGATATCGAAGCACCCCAAGTGGGATTATTGAATATGGGGGAAGAACCTGGAAAAGGGGATAAATTAAGCAAAGAAACTTATAAACTCCTAGAAGCCAATCCCTATATCAATTTTAGAGGTAATGCTGAAGGTAGAGATGTACTCTCGGGTGACTTTGATGTAATTGTCTGTGATGGTTTTGTGGGTAATGTACTCCTAAAATTTGCCGAAGCGATCGGGGAAATTATGTTACAAACTATGCGCCAAGAACTTCCCTATGGTTGGCGCGGAAAAATCGGTACAACTTTGCTTAAACCCAATCTCCGACGTATTAAACAGCGTATCGATCACGCTGAACACGGCGGAGCGCTCTTATTTGGGGTAGCAGGAGTTTGTATTATTAGTCACGGTAGCTCTCAAGCTCCCTCCATTTTTAATGCTATTCGTCTAGCTAAAGAAGCGATCACCCATAGGGTAATCGAACGCATTCAATATCCTGGACAAATATATCACCAATCCGATAACAATACCATTAAAACTCCTGTTATTGAATAATTCTTGGGCGCTTTGCGCCCGTATTTGCTCTAACTAGGAAAATTGCGAGTAACTTTCGGTAAAGTGATTACTTGATTATTGTATTTATAACCAATAAAGCGAATATAAACTAAGTCCCCAGGTTGAATAGTATCATCGTTGGTTTGATGTTCCTCGGGATTGTATCTTACTTCTTCTCCAGGTGTTCCTAGTTTTTCATATCCCCAATTTTGTAATAATTTATCTAAATGACTAAATAAAGGTAAGAAATTTTTAGCCGTTACATTAGGTTTAATCTCGATGAGTTTACAGATAGAAGGATAATAAACCAATAGATTCTCTAACTGTGTAAATGTCATCTTTTTAAACTCTGACTCTTTATTAATTAAGTCTTCTTCTGATTCTGGTTGGACTAGATTTTGTTGTAATTGTCTTAATTCCTCGTCTTTTTTAGTAATGATTTCTTGTGAATTTTCTAACAACATATGTAAGGTGGCTAATTCTTCTTCTTTTTCCGCAATCATTTCTTGATATTTTTCGGGAACAATTGCAGAAGATTCTCTC
Proteins encoded in this window:
- the plsX gene encoding phosphate acyltransferase PlsX — translated: MASTRPRIAVDAMGGDHAPNEIVAGAIRASEELDVEIILVGEYEQVQAALNLHPSSKSLRIVNAEGVVEMGEEPIKSLRRKPQASINVAMNLVKNGEADAVVSAGHSGAAMAAAKLRLDTLTGIKRPAIGAMFPTMLAGKSVIILDVGANVDSDPEYLEQFALMGSIYSKYVLDIEAPQVGLLNMGEEPGKGDKLSKETYKLLEANPYINFRGNAEGRDVLSGDFDVIVCDGFVGNVLLKFAEAIGEIMLQTMRQELPYGWRGKIGTTLLKPNLRRIKQRIDHAEHGGALLFGVAGVCIISHGSSQAPSIFNAIRLAKEAITHRVIERIQYPGQIYHQSDNNTIKTPVIE